A window of Exiguobacterium sp. FSL W8-0210 contains these coding sequences:
- a CDS encoding four-helix bundle copper-binding protein — protein MNTGQQEILGALHNCIVTCNECFDACLSEHHVSSMAECIRLDRDCSEICSLLVQAISRNSSNIDVLARSCVEICERCADECSKHDHDHCKKCAEACNECAKVCRKLIA, from the coding sequence ATGAATACTGGACAACAAGAAATCTTAGGTGCCCTACACAACTGTATAGTGACTTGTAATGAATGCTTTGATGCGTGTTTGAGTGAACATCATGTTTCTTCGATGGCAGAGTGTATACGTCTAGACAGAGATTGTTCTGAAATTTGTAGTCTTTTAGTACAAGCTATTTCTCGAAACAGCAGCAATATTGATGTTCTTGCAAGAAGCTGTGTTGAAATTTGTGAAAGATGTGCCGACGAATGTTCGAAACATGATCATGATCATTGTAAAAAGTGCGCTGAGGCCTGTAATGAATGTGCAAAAGTCTGTCGTAAATTAATTGCTTAA
- a CDS encoding response regulator transcription factor — MDKILIVDDEIRMRQLLRLYLEPIGYECSMANDGIEALEKVKKETFDLILLDVMMPMYDGFEVCKKITDSHPEVPIIMITALNDAESIVKGLNAGATDYVTKPFNGDVLLARVRSVMRRKAKEPVIYHGLTFDESNNLILLDGKSIDFTPKAHALLRLFLQHPGRLFNRLELYEFVWSYTSESDPRTVDSHIKMIREKLRELDYPIDRHLKTIWGRGYRWSEDETK, encoded by the coding sequence ATGGATAAAATATTAATTGTTGATGATGAAATAAGAATGAGGCAATTATTAAGACTCTATCTAGAACCAATAGGATATGAATGTAGTATGGCGAATGATGGGATCGAAGCTTTAGAGAAAGTGAAAAAAGAAACCTTCGATTTGATTTTATTGGATGTAATGATGCCAATGTACGATGGATTCGAAGTATGTAAGAAAATAACGGATTCTCACCCGGAAGTCCCTATCATCATGATAACGGCTCTAAATGATGCTGAATCCATCGTCAAAGGACTAAATGCTGGAGCTACAGATTATGTCACAAAGCCGTTTAACGGGGACGTACTTTTAGCAAGAGTTCGGTCTGTCATGAGAAGGAAAGCAAAAGAACCCGTTATCTACCACGGACTTACGTTCGATGAGAGCAACAATTTAATTTTACTAGATGGCAAGTCGATTGACTTTACACCAAAAGCACATGCATTACTGCGACTATTCCTTCAACATCCTGGAAGGCTGTTCAACAGACTAGAGCTTTATGAATTCGTTTGGTCTTATACGTCAGAATCGGATCCGAGGACAGTTGATTCTCATATTAAGATGATTAGAGAAAAGTTAAGAGAGTTAGATTACCCGATCGATAGGCATCTGAAAACAATTTGGGGGAGAGGATATCGTTGGAGTGAGGATGAAACGAAATGA
- a CDS encoding PCYCGC motif-containing (lipo)protein, with protein MKLNILLKSVSLISLSLIAVGCAQSPMKSSTPNHSKEVDHAKHMSDDKIEETSSSLILPTFLKTQPEDVRNVYQAVGKNRKLLEKIPCYCGCGETVNHKNNYDCFIEENATNGSVKWTSHGTTCSTCLEIAVKSILKQRDGESVKDIRSAIDSSYKDGYSKPTPTPL; from the coding sequence GTGAAACTTAACATACTCTTAAAAAGCGTAAGTCTTATTAGCCTATCCCTGATTGCGGTCGGCTGTGCTCAATCCCCGATGAAGTCTTCTACTCCCAATCATTCAAAGGAGGTAGATCATGCGAAACATATGAGCGATGACAAGATTGAAGAAACATCATCATCGTTGATACTTCCTACGTTTTTAAAAACTCAACCTGAAGATGTACGAAATGTTTATCAAGCTGTAGGGAAAAATCGTAAACTACTAGAGAAAATACCTTGCTATTGCGGTTGCGGTGAAACAGTCAATCATAAAAATAATTATGATTGCTTTATAGAAGAAAACGCGACGAATGGATCGGTGAAATGGACAAGTCACGGAACGACATGCAGCACCTGTCTCGAGATTGCTGTAAAGTCTATTTTGAAGCAACGGGACGGAGAATCGGTTAAAGATATTCGTTCTGCAATCGATTCTTCATATAAAGATGGATACTCGAAGCCGACACCGACTCCCTTATGA
- a CDS encoding heavy metal translocating P-type ATPase translates to MDHHIHHEHTHHEDQQMSASHHEHEGMIGDFKKRFLVSLMLTIPILLLSKMIQEWSGINISFPYDDVVLLLLSTIVYFYGGWPFLKGSLDEMKQKNPGMMMLIALAISVAYFYSVGIILGLGEGHDFFWELATLIDIMLLGHWIEMKSIMGASNALQELVKLLPSIAHRIDDEKIEDIAVSELQTGDVILIKPGEQVPVDGKIIKGATTVDESMLTGESLPIEKKMDDNVIAGSINQEGSLTVETKNTGEGTYLSKVIELVSEAQASKSKTQNLANRAAKILFYVAVFAGVLTFIIWLALGYPLSIAIERMVTVMVISCPHALGLAAPLVVSVSTALSAKKGLLIRNRTQFEEARKLDAIIFDKTGTLTQGNFGVTDLMPVDEISSNELLRLAAGVERSSQHPLAKGVVKRAEELQLSLPSIEDFMSITGVGLEGKVEGTLIRVVSPRYIRQEKITVDELAFEKLSEEGKTVIFVLKNKQLLGMIALADLVREEAKETVTALKNKGINSIMLTGDNKKVAHWVAKQLGIDEVHAEVLPDDKSRQVKNIQLEGRKVAMVGDGINDAPALAQADVGIAIGSGTDVAVETADIVLVRSNPKDVLSILELSRSTYNKMIQNLWWAAGYNIITIPLAAGVLAPYGVILSPAIGAVLMSLSTVIVAVNARTLKI, encoded by the coding sequence ATGGATCACCATATCCATCACGAACATACTCATCATGAAGACCAACAAATGAGTGCTTCACATCATGAACATGAAGGAATGATCGGAGACTTCAAGAAAAGATTTCTCGTATCGTTAATGTTGACCATTCCAATCCTGCTACTTTCCAAAATGATTCAAGAATGGTCGGGTATCAACATTAGCTTTCCATATGACGACGTTGTTTTGCTTTTGCTATCCACAATTGTCTACTTCTACGGTGGATGGCCGTTCTTAAAAGGTAGCTTAGACGAAATGAAACAAAAAAATCCGGGGATGATGATGTTGATCGCTTTAGCGATTAGTGTTGCATACTTTTATAGTGTGGGCATCATCTTAGGTCTAGGAGAGGGACATGACTTTTTCTGGGAGTTAGCAACGCTCATAGATATTATGCTTTTAGGACATTGGATTGAAATGAAGTCAATCATGGGCGCGTCTAACGCGCTACAAGAATTAGTCAAATTGTTACCCAGTATTGCGCATCGAATTGATGATGAAAAAATAGAAGATATTGCGGTGTCGGAATTACAGACTGGTGACGTGATTCTGATCAAACCTGGGGAGCAAGTTCCAGTTGACGGTAAGATAATAAAAGGAGCAACAACAGTTGATGAATCGATGCTAACAGGTGAATCTCTTCCCATCGAAAAGAAAATGGACGACAACGTAATTGCTGGCTCCATTAATCAAGAAGGAAGCTTGACTGTTGAAACGAAAAATACAGGTGAAGGCACGTATTTATCGAAAGTGATCGAATTAGTCAGCGAAGCGCAGGCATCTAAATCTAAAACACAAAATTTAGCGAATCGTGCAGCAAAAATTCTCTTCTATGTCGCTGTTTTTGCCGGTGTGTTGACATTTATCATTTGGCTTGCATTAGGATATCCGCTCAGCATTGCTATCGAACGTATGGTGACTGTCATGGTTATTTCGTGTCCCCATGCACTAGGACTTGCAGCGCCATTGGTCGTCTCTGTCTCGACGGCGCTGTCTGCTAAGAAAGGTTTATTGATTCGAAATAGGACGCAGTTTGAAGAGGCACGGAAATTAGACGCCATTATTTTTGATAAGACAGGTACTTTGACGCAAGGTAATTTTGGTGTGACGGATTTGATGCCGGTTGATGAAATTTCCTCAAACGAACTACTTCGTCTAGCAGCGGGAGTCGAACGTTCATCACAACATCCTCTTGCTAAAGGTGTAGTAAAAAGAGCAGAAGAGCTACAACTATCACTTCCATCGATTGAAGATTTTATGTCTATTACAGGAGTCGGATTGGAAGGGAAAGTAGAGGGTACGTTAATTCGTGTAGTGAGTCCTCGATATATTCGTCAAGAAAAAATAACGGTTGATGAGCTCGCTTTTGAAAAATTATCTGAAGAAGGAAAGACTGTCATATTTGTATTGAAAAACAAGCAATTACTAGGAATGATTGCACTTGCTGATTTAGTAAGAGAAGAAGCGAAAGAGACTGTGACTGCTCTTAAAAATAAAGGCATAAATTCAATCATGCTCACTGGTGACAATAAAAAGGTTGCACATTGGGTTGCCAAACAGTTGGGTATTGACGAAGTTCATGCAGAAGTTTTACCTGATGATAAATCAAGACAAGTAAAGAACATTCAATTGGAAGGTAGGAAAGTAGCCATGGTGGGTGATGGCATTAATGATGCACCCGCACTGGCACAAGCTGACGTAGGGATTGCGATTGGTAGTGGAACCGACGTGGCAGTCGAAACCGCTGATATCGTACTGGTCAGAAGTAATCCGAAAGATGTTCTCTCTATCCTTGAACTTTCCCGAAGCACTTATAACAAAATGATTCAAAACCTATGGTGGGCAGCTGGTTATAATATTATAACAATACCACTAGCAGCCGGCGTTCTAGCTCCCTATGGTGTGATCTTATCCCCAGCCATTGGGGCAGTACTAATGAGTCTTAGCACCGTCATTGTTGCTGTAAATGCTAGAACGTTAAAAATATGA
- a CDS encoding type II toxin-antitoxin system RelE family toxin: MTAYSVEFERGAQKSLKKMDPQQARIIMSWIKKNLVGTDDPRRHGKGLVSNRSGEWRYRIGDYRLIADIQDEKVVILILEIGHRRDIYK, translated from the coding sequence ATGACGGCATATTCGGTAGAGTTTGAGCGCGGAGCTCAAAAGTCTCTCAAGAAGATGGACCCACAACAAGCGCGGATCATCATGTCCTGGATCAAGAAGAATCTGGTCGGGACGGATGATCCGCGTCGTCATGGGAAAGGACTGGTCTCGAATCGTTCTGGTGAATGGCGGTATCGCATCGGTGACTATCGTCTGATTGCTGACATCCAGGATGAAAAAGTCGTGATCTTAATTCTTGAAATCGGTCATCGTCGTGACATTTATAAATAA
- the relB gene encoding type II toxin-antitoxin system RelB family antitoxin, whose translation MSTISVRLDDQDTRLIKEYAKAKNITISTLVRDAFLDRIEDEIDLQLYHDSMAAHRKKSEAISFDDMMKELDLE comes from the coding sequence ATGAGTACCATTTCCGTACGTCTGGATGATCAGGATACACGACTTATCAAGGAATATGCGAAGGCAAAGAACATCACGATTTCTACACTCGTTCGCGATGCCTTCCTCGACCGTATCGAAGACGAAATCGATTTGCAACTCTATCATGATTCCATGGCAGCACACCGTAAAAAATCAGAAGCGATATCTTTCGACGACATGATGAAGGAACTTGATTTAGAATGA
- the sstT gene encoding serine/threonine transporter SstT — MKLLKMWNQISLVKQIAIGLIVGIILAVTIPEVAKSLTIFGTLFISSLKAVAPILVFFLVMASIVQHKKGQQTNMKSIIFLYLLGTFLAGAIAVIVSFLFPVNIRLTEGAEQLAAPGNTVEVLQKLVLNMVDNPVNALIQANYIGILTWAIVLGIALKNASDTTKTFISNFSDAIAKMVGWVIKLAPLGIMGIVIGSVTENGLSSLLDYGNLLLVLIGTMLVVALIVNPLIVFINVRQNPYPLVFKCIRESGITAFFTRSSAANIPVNMELCKKLDLDKETYGISIPLGATINMAGAAITISVLTLAAVHTLGIPVDLPTAIILSVLAAVCACGASGVAGGSLLLIPLACSLFGIPNDIAMQVVAAGVLVSVLQDSFETALNSSTDVLFTATAEYRKRLKEGEHLSINRQSMNEEVAEKVVNG; from the coding sequence ATGAAATTGTTGAAGATGTGGAACCAAATCAGTTTAGTGAAACAAATCGCGATTGGCTTGATCGTGGGTATTATTTTAGCCGTCACGATTCCTGAAGTGGCGAAATCCTTGACCATTTTTGGGACTTTATTTATTTCTTCTCTGAAGGCAGTCGCGCCGATCTTGGTCTTTTTCTTAGTTATGGCATCAATCGTGCAGCATAAAAAAGGACAGCAGACGAATATGAAATCGATCATTTTCTTGTATCTGCTCGGGACGTTCTTAGCGGGAGCCATTGCGGTCATCGTCAGTTTCCTTTTCCCAGTGAACATTCGATTGACAGAAGGTGCGGAACAATTGGCTGCTCCGGGGAACACGGTTGAAGTTCTTCAAAAACTCGTCTTGAATATGGTCGATAATCCAGTCAATGCGCTCATACAAGCGAACTACATTGGCATTCTGACTTGGGCGATCGTGTTAGGAATCGCTTTAAAAAATGCGTCCGATACGACGAAGACATTTATCTCGAATTTTTCTGACGCCATTGCGAAAATGGTCGGATGGGTCATCAAACTTGCTCCTCTTGGTATCATGGGAATCGTCATTGGCTCTGTTACGGAAAACGGTCTTTCTTCATTGCTCGATTACGGGAATTTATTATTGGTATTGATTGGCACGATGCTTGTCGTAGCACTCATTGTTAATCCTCTCATCGTGTTCATCAACGTTCGTCAGAATCCATATCCACTCGTCTTCAAATGTATCCGGGAGAGTGGGATTACCGCTTTCTTCACACGAAGCTCAGCTGCAAACATTCCGGTCAACATGGAATTATGTAAGAAACTTGACCTCGATAAAGAGACGTACGGGATCTCGATTCCACTCGGTGCCACGATCAATATGGCGGGAGCGGCCATCACGATTTCCGTCTTAACGTTAGCAGCGGTTCATACGCTCGGTATCCCAGTCGACCTTCCGACAGCTATCATCTTGAGTGTTCTCGCTGCCGTTTGTGCATGTGGCGCATCCGGTGTCGCTGGTGGTTCGCTCCTTTTGATTCCGCTTGCATGTAGTTTATTCGGGATTCCGAATGACATTGCGATGCAAGTCGTAGCAGCGGGTGTTCTAGTCAGTGTGTTACAAGATTCGTTTGAGACAGCACTCAACTCGTCGACAGATGTCTTGTTCACTGCGACAGCTGAATATCGAAAACGGTTGAAAGAAGGCGAACACCTCTCGATTAATCGTCAATCGATGAATGAGGAAGTAGCAGAAAAAGTCGTTAACGGCTGA